A genomic region of Saccopteryx bilineata isolate mSacBil1 chromosome 1, mSacBil1_pri_phased_curated, whole genome shotgun sequence contains the following coding sequences:
- the LOC136311059 gene encoding uncharacterized protein isoform X1, producing the protein MTPFGGVGERQKWIRGKCHSTNIRDHPRKRQREGDAVAPRHALWKELDLPCGGLVLSRTRSARSPRRSDLSRSDQERRCLAGREARWADYPRAGPRARGQPRAAARRERAVLTPRRARGRRAGRTCPRRRRGGNTMDCLRAAWTLELEWNPQPAWDPERTPWAPVSRRLAHGTAPGRGNLDIDTHEEYHVTTAAEIGIILPQAKDAKDCWQSAEVRRKYLVTKLTEFEGIGSFLKKVALSNHSPVADHRSLREKSSHASPFRAPALITSAHILLAKARHLAMPQSQWVGKYICPPEEEKGA; encoded by the exons ATGACCCCCTTCGGCGGCGTGGGAGAGAGGCAGAAGTGGATCAGAGGGAAGTGTCACTCCACAAACATTCGCGACCACCCGAGGAAGCGGCAGCGGGAAGGGGACGCGGTGGCCCCGCGCCATGCGCTCTGGAAAGAACTAGACCTTCCGTGCGGTGGTCTAGTTCTTTCCAGAACTAGATCCGCCAGGTCTCCCCGCAGATCCGACCTAAGCCGCAGTGACCAAGAGCGGCGGTGCCTGGCGGGAAGGGAGGCGCGCTGGGCCGACTATCCCCGCGCAGGCCCGCGGGCCAGGGGGCAGCCGAGGGCCGCGGCGCGGCGGGAGCGGGCGGTACTCACCCCGCGGCGGGCGCGCGGGCGCAGGGCTGGCCGGACGTGTCCTCGGCGACGCCGTGGCGG TAACACGATGGACTGTCTGAGAGCCGCATGGACTTTGGAGCTGGAGTGGAATCCCCAACCAGCCTGGGACCCAGAGAGGACCCCGTGGGCTCCAGTGTCTCGGAGGCTGGCGCATGGCACTGCACCTG gaagaggaaatttggacataGACACACATGAGGAGTACCATGTGACAACTGCGGCAGAGATTGGAATTATTCTGCCTCAAGCCAAGGATGCCaaggactgctggcagtcagcAGAAGTTAGGAGAAAG TATTTGGTAACCAAACTGACAGAGTTTGAAGGAATTGGGAGTTTTCTGAAGAAAGTGGCTTTATCAA ATCACAGTCCCGTGGCAGATCACAGAAGCCTGAGAGAGAAGTCAAGTCACGCAAGCCCGTTCCGAGCTCCTGCTCTCATCACATCTGCTCATATTTTGTTGGCCAAAGCAAGACACCTGGCCATGCCCCAGAGTCAGTGGGTAGGGAAGTATATTTGCCctccagaggaagagaaaggggcttaa